The following proteins are co-located in the Silene latifolia isolate original U9 population chromosome 1, ASM4854445v1, whole genome shotgun sequence genome:
- the LOC141613376 gene encoding uncharacterized protein LOC141613376 yields the protein MEEDGGCNGGGSLSSSFKNKVSITESSSTYVDGDGNDGIPFGKRALYYHPVDSEVVQEMYGLPTQGDFSRLVESTRKNDDDIISPNLRFTYGVEPYSHDSDPRIGSIAIEKELTLHMARSSDRAALGMMRKRPLRRRLPEGSYLPTPPWRKQDLESSPVPNQEEMWRKRYEKWEEEEDELLNGRDLRMATRGLACFNLKFKTDYMVEQVLGSQKIDLGNGCYFHCNFIARSKKASQQCLFFAEVENAITVTLCCILDHDDVRGCRFCGNEFVHPSQKDLLTVGGI from the exons ATGGAAGAAGACGGCGGATGTAATGGTGGTGGTTCGTTGTCCTCCTCTTTCAAGAATAAAGTCTCAATCACAGAATCATCGTCTACGTATGTCGATGGTGATGGTAATGATGGTATCCCCTTTGGGAAAAGAGCTCTGTATTATCACCCAGTTGATAGCGAGGTGGTGCAGGAGATGTATGGTCTCCCCACACAAGGAGATTTTAGCCGTCTCGTCGAGTCCACGCGTAAGAATGACGACGACATTATTTCTCCAAATCTCCGTTTCACTTACGGTGTCGAGCCTTACTCCCATGATTCTGACCCCCGCATCGGTAGCATTGCTATCGAAAAAGAACTAACGCTACATATGGC ACGATCAAGTGATAGAGCAGCCTTAGGGATGATGAGGAAGCGTCCTTTGAGGAGGAGGCTTCCTGAGGGTAGTTATTTGCCAACACCACCATGGCG TAAGCAAGACTTGGAGTCATCTCCTGTGCCTAATCAAGAGGAGATGTGGAGGAAAAGGTACGAAAAGtgggaggaggaagaagatgagCTATTAAATGGTCGCGATCTGAGAATGGCAACTAGAGGTTTGGCATGCTTCAATTTGAAATTCAAG ACTGATTATATGGTTGAACAAGTACTGGGAAGTCAGAAAATAGACCTCGGAAACGGTTGTTATTTTCATTGCAACTTCATAGCACGCTCCAAAAAAGCCTCGCAGCAGTGCCTCTTCTTTGCTGAAGTAGAAAATGCCATTACAGTCACTTTGTGTTGCATTTTGGACCATG ATGATGTTCGTGGCTGCCGTTTCTGCGGTAATGAGTTTGTCCATCCGTCTCAGAAGGATTTGTTGACTGTTGGGGGCATTTAA
- the LOC141588824 gene encoding PKS-NRPS hybrid synthetase cheA-like: MAGVSELQSHYRYAQPFTFIRDAAENPASKSLNPLRDILIENEFSNVRGIYPAWISSRGILRYALIVFRWDAHDDFHQGKQLAASTKFMNTDDLELDDFPPVILDNDTGHYFIFEKAFISREEMQLEVEKVGRENYITIINYTYNAKRGLQIYACDRSGIYRPPKGSAITHSTKCTGTRKINCPFRLKALRQGDGSWKLFERYGYHNHLIDDNPYGHAKVGKVDKAMKEKILNLSKSHISVADILTNIGENELTARQVYNIRQRDKATSRENRTASEQLLKLINENGYRHWYQTIPSKEPGVSELTDVIFCPPGSLDMLRQYRYVLVVDSTYNTNMYKMPLLEVVGVTPTNRNFSVFFAFLQNEKETAYDWALKCMREVFKPDEYPGVFISDRDLALINAIETHFPTSKHLLCRRHIEKDVEAWVKGVTGRGDMGEAFAKRRWATMVNSLTEEDFVNNEKDMYVAYSTVGGLEDYCKRTWINPYKEKFVSAWTNKVLHFGNVTTNRVEGAHAALKRCLRTSVGSFDTVWAKIHDMVKIQRKEIKKELGRCKTVSLHVSLAMTVFRRLRHNVSLEAIKLLDKAFIEGQCNGCALKSTHGLPCSHEISNLINEGKYIELNSIHPFWRSLDFELKDSIDDTLSQEQDRFRKLSDELLRSAPEMIKKCCEAMENIMHPSNIVDPTVKKTRGRPKKNSTTRDPSHWEYIEKQFPTTSQQRGRGRGSGSGRGRGSGRGRGRGRGRGRETSDQSNSETTCKYKRPKRGEPVNSPRISISTTEIPSKPPFPYPSAVHNVIDSITDWYSPKSDGNCGFRAIAHQLYSDENEWVRVRQELLGELMKNSRIYANAFGCEERVHAIAYLLSHWEGGAPDDKWMDSMDLGFVIATLYNAVFTNLSLDASVTYLPLIGANQCSSNWSKNPTNFITVILVAKHFHWARLACNSPLPRVHPSWEKYRDAACVDWLDGISSRLLRWKYDPKPATDYIVIDEED; encoded by the exons atggctggtgtatcggagttACAATCACATTATCGTTACGCACAACCTTTTACTT tcatacgcgatgctgCTGAAAATCCAGCTTCTAAGTCTCTTaacccattgagggacatcctcattgagaatgAGTTTTCAAATGTTAGGGGAATCTACCCGGCTTGGATTTCTAGTCGTGGGATTCTTAGATATGCTCTGATCGTGTTTCGATGGGATGCTCATGATGATTTTCACCAAGgaaaacaactcgctgcaag CACAAAGTTTATGAATACA GATGACTTAGAGTTGGATGATTTTCCTCCCGTAATTTTAGATAATGATACTGGACATTATTTCATTTTCGAGAAAGCTTTCATCAGTCGAGAGGAAATGCAATTAGAAGTTGAAAAAGTTGGACGTGAAAATTATATAACCATTATAAACTATACGTATAATGCAAAGCGTGGACTGCAGATATATGCTTGTGATAGATCTGGAATATATCGACCTCCGAAAGGAAGTGCAATTACTCATTCTACCAAATGTACGGGGACTAGAAAAATTAACTGTCCTTTTAGACTAAAAGCCCTTAGACAAGGCGATGGTTCATGGAAATTGTTTGAACGATATGGGTATCATAACCACTTAATTGATGATAATCCTTATGGCCATGCAAAGGTCGGCAAAGTGGATAAAGCTATGAAGgaaaaaattttaaatttaagcAAAAGTCATATTAGTGTTGCTGATATATTGACTAATATCGGGGAAAATGAATTAACTGCAAGACAAGTTTATAATATTCGTCAGCGAGATAAAGCTACATCAAGGGAGAATAGAACTGCATCGGAACAGTTGTTGAAGTTGATTAATGAAAATGGTTATCGCCACTGGTATCAAACAATCCCTTCAAAAGAACCCGGTGTAAGTGAGTTAACCGATGTTATATTTTGTCCTCCAGGCTCACTCGATATGTTGCGTCAATATCGTTATGTGTTGGTTGTTGATAGTACCTACAATACTAATATGTATAAAATGCCATTATTAGAAGTTGTAGGTGTTACACCAACTAATCGAAATTTTTCTGTATTTTTTGCTTTCCTACAAAATGAGAAGGAGACTGCTTATGACTGGGCATTGAAATGTATGAGAGAAGTTTTCAAACCAGATGAGTACCCAGGAGTATTTATATCTGATAGAGATTTGGCATTAATAAATGCTATCGAAACACATTTTCCCACCTCGAAACATCTTTTGTGTAGGCGTCATATAGAAAAAGATGTTGAAGCGTGGGTTAAGGGTGTAACGGGAAGAGGTGATATGGGGGAAGCATTCGCAAAACGAAGGTGGGCAACTATGGTCAACTCATTAACAGAGGAAGATTTTGTGAATAATGAGAAGGACATGTACGTGGCTTATAGTACTGTGGGTGGTTTGGAAGATTATTGCAAAAGAACGTGGATAAATCCATATAAAGAAAAGTTTGTTTCAGCTTGGACTAATAAAGTGCTTCATTTTGGAAATGTTACCACTAACAG GGTTGAGGGTGCCCATGCTGCGCTTAAACGTTGTTTACGTACCTCGGTTGGAAGTTTTGACACTGTTTGGGCAAAAATTCATGATATGGTGAAAATCCAACGTAAGGAAATTAAGAAAGAGTTGGGACGTTGTAAAACTGTTTCCCTTCATGTTAGCTTGGCCATGACTGTGTTTCGTAGATTGAGGCATAATGTGTCCCTCGAAGCAATTAAGTTGTTGGATAAAGCCTTCATCGAGGGGCAGTGTAATGGGTGTGCTTTAAAGAGTACACATGGTCTACCTTGTTCACATGAAATTTCTAATCTCATAAACGAAG GGAAATATATTGAATTGAATTCCATTCATCCATTTTGGAGGTCACTAGATTTTGAGTTGAAAGATAGCATTGATGATACATTGTCACAAGAGCAAGACAGATTTCGTAAATTAAGTGACGAGTTGTTAAGGAGTGCACCAGAAATGATCAAAAAGTGTTGTGAGGCGATGGAGAATATCATGCATCCATCTAATATAGTTGACCCGACGGTAAAAAAGACACGTGGACGGCCCAAAAAAAATTCAACAACAAGAGATCCGTCGCACTGGGAGTATATTGAGAAACAATTTCCAACCACAAGTCAACAACGTGGCCGTGGCCGCGGTAGTGGTAGTGGTCGTGGTCGTGGTAGTGGTCGTGGTCGTGGCCGTGGTCGTGGTCGTGGTCGAGAGACATCTGATCAATCAAATTCAGAAACAACTTGCAAATATAAACGACCTAAAAGAGGAGAGCCGGTCAACTCACCTAGAATATCAATATCGACTACAGAG ATTCCATCAAAGCCTCCATTTCCGTATCCTTCTGCGGTGCATAATGTGATAGATTCTATAACGGATTGGTATAGCCCTAAATCTGATGGAAATTGTGGCTTTAGAGCAATTGCTCATCAACTTTATTCCGATGAAAATGAATGGGTGCGGGTAAGACAAGAATTGCTTGGTGAGTTAATGAAAAATTCACGTATATATGCTAATGCTTTTGGATGTGAAGAACGTGTTCATGCAATTGCGTACTTACTTTCGCATTGGGAGGGCGGCGCACCTGACGATAAATGGATGGATTCTATGGATTTGGGTTTTGTCATAGCCACCCTTTATAATGCCGTCTTCACAAATTTATCATTGGACGCGTCAGTGACGTATTTACCATTGATTGGAGCAAACCAATGCTCTTCCAATTGGTCAAAGAATCCGACAAATTTCATAACTGTTATTTTGGTGGCAAAACATTTCCACTGG GCTCGTCTTGCTTGTAATTCTCCTCTACCAAGAGTACACCCAAGTTGGGAGAAATATAGGGATGCAGCATGTGTAGATTGGCTCGATGGGATTAGCTCACGCTTACTTCGCTGGAAGTATGACCCCAAACCGGCAACTGATTATATCGTCATCGATGAAGAAGATTAG